The nucleotide sequence TGGGCACCGCCCGCGGCCTCGAGAGCCGGGTGGTACCAGCGGCCGGCATTACCCTGGAGCCGCTCAGCGTGCGCGGGCTGCGCGGCAAGGGCCGGCTGGGCTGGCTGACGGCACCCCTCATGCTGGCACGGGCGCTGTTTCAGGCGCTGGCGGTGCTGCGCCGCCACCGCCCGCGCGCCGTGCTCGGCATGGGTGGCTATGTGGCGGGTCCGGGCGCGGTGGCCGCCTGGCTGCTGCGCCGGCCGCTGGTCATCCACGAGCAGAACGCCATTCCCGGCTTTACCAACCGCCATCTCGCGCGCCTCGCGCGGGCCGTGCTCACCGGTTTCGACCGACCGTTTCCGGGCGCACCCGCGGCACGCTTCGTGGGCAATCCGGTGCGTCGGGCCATCGCCGAGCTGCCGCCGCCGGAGGTCCGCATGGCGGGGCGCGAGGGCCCGCTGCAGGTGCTGGTGGTGGGCGGCAGCCTCGGGGCATTGGCGCTGAACCGTGCCGTGCCCGCCGCGCTGGCCGCGTTGCCGGCGGGGCAGCGCCCGCGGATCCGCCACCAGGCCGGCGAGCGCACCCAGGCCGTGGCGGATGAGGCCTACGCCAGTCACGGCGTCGACGCCGAGGTGGTGGCCTTCATCGAGGACATGGCCGAGGCCTACGCCTGGGCGGATCTGGTCATCTGCCGGGCCGGCGCGCTCACCGTCTCCGAGCTTGCCGCCGCCGGCGTGGCGGCGCTGTTCGTGCCCTTCCCGCATGCGGTGGACGACCATCAGGCCGCCAACGCGGCCTTCCTGGTGGACGCCGGGGCGGCGGAGATGGTGCGCGAGGCGGAGATTCCGGAGGGCCGGCTCGAGGCCGCGCTGACCGGGCTGCTCGGCGACCGGGCCGGTCTGCTGGAGCGGGCCCGGCGCGCGCGGGCCCTGGGGCGGCCGCAGGCGGCGGAGATGGTCGCGCAGACCTGCCTGGAGGTAGCGCCATGAGCGGCGAGGCCATCGACCCCCGGCTCGGCGGCCCCGGTGCCATGGGTCGGGTGCAGCGGCTGCACTTCGTCGGCATCGGCGGCGCCGGCATGGGCGGTATCGCCGAGGTGCTGCTGAATCTCGGCTATCAGGTGAGCGGCTCCGACCTGCGGGAGAATCCGGTGACCCGGCATCTGGCGGACCTGGGCGCCGCCGTGCACATCGGTCATGACGCGGGCCACGTCGAGGGCGCCGACGCCGTGGTGATCTCCAGTGCCGTCACCGGCGACAACCCCGAGGTGCAGGCGGCCCGCGAGCGGCGTCTGCCGGTGGTGCCGCGGGCGGAGATGCTCGCGGAGCTGATGCGCTTCCGCTACGGCATCGCCGTCGCCGGCACCCATGGCAAGACCACCACCACGAGCCTGGTGGCGAGCATCCTCGCCGAGGCGGGGCTCGATCCCACCTTCGTCATCGGCGGGCGGCTGAACAGCGCCGCAAGCCATGCCCGCCTCGGCGCCGGCCGCTATCTGGTGGCGGAGGCCGACGAGAGCGACGCCTCGTTCCTCTATCTCAACCCGATGATGGCGGTGGTCACCAATATCGACGCCGACCACCTCGGTACCTACGAGGGCGACTTCCAGCGCCTGCGCGCGACCTTCCTGGAGTTCCTGCATCACCTGCCGTTCTACGGCCTCGCGGTGCTCTGCGAGGACGACCCGGAGGTGCGCGCGCTGCTGCCCTCGCTGAGCCGCCCGGTGCGCACCTACGGCTTTGCCGAGGGCGCCGATCTGCGGGCGGTGGACGTCAGCCAGGACGGCATGCGCAGCCGCTTCCGGGTGCTGGCCCCGGACGGCGACGCCCTCGACGTGGAGCTCAATCTGCCGGGGCGGCACAACGTCCTCAATGCCCTCGCGGCCATCGCGGTGGCGCGCGAGCTGGGCGTCGAGGACGCGGCCATCGCCCGGGCGCTGGCGGGCTTCGCCGGCATCGGCCGGCGCTTCCAGGTCTACGGCCCGGTGGCGCTGCCCCGCGGCACGGTGGAGCTGGTGGACGACTATGGCCACCACCCGCGGGAGATCGCGGCGGTACTCCAGGCCCTCCGTGCCGGCTGGCCGGGGCGCCGGGTGCTGGTGGCCTTCCAGCCGCACCGCTACAGCCGCACGCGCGATCTGTTCGAGGACTTCGCCCGCGTGCTCTCCCAGGCCGACGCCCTGGTGGTGAGCGAGGTGTACCCGGCCGGGGAGGCGCCGCTGCCGGGCGCTGACGGCCGCAGCCTGTGCCGCGCCATCCGGCTCCGGGGTCAGGTGGATCCGGTGTTCGCCGGCAGCGTCGCGGAGCTGGAGACGCTGCTGGCGGACGTCGCCGAGCCCGGGGATCTGGTGGTGACGCTGGGCGCCGGCAGCATCGGCGGTGTCGGCCCCGCCCTGCTCGAGCGCTACGGGCCCGGGGGGACGCCATGACCCGTCTGCGCGGACGCCTGCGCCACGACGAGCCCCTCGCGCGCTACACCACCTGGCGCGTGGGCGGTCCGGCGGAGCGGCTGTTCGAGCCGGCGGATGCGGCCGATCTGGCCGCCTATCTGCACGCCCGTCCGGACGACGAGCCGCTGTTCTGGCTTGGCCTCGGCAGCAATCTGCTGGTGCGAGACGGCGGTCTGCGCGGCTCGGTGATCCGCACCCAGCGGGGGCTGGGCGCGCTGCAGGAGCTCCCCGACGGCGGCGTGCGGGCCGGTGCCGGCGTGCCCTGCGCCAAGCTCGCCCGGCTCTGCAGCCGCCGCGGGCTCGTCGGTGCGGCCTTTTTCGCCGGCATTCCCGGCACCGTGGGCGGGGCGCTCGCCATGAACGCCGGCGCCTGGGGCGGCGAGACCTGGACGCATGTGGAGAGCGTGGAGACGGTGGACCGCAGCGGCGCCTGCCGCGAGCGCGGGCCGGAGGCGTTCCAGGTCGGTTACCGGCGGGTCGAGGGCAACCCCGGCGAGTGGTTCACCGCCGCCACCTTCCGTTTCCGCCCGGGGGGCGATCCGGGGGCGCTGGCGAGCCGCGTTCGCGAGCTCCTCGCCGAGCGCGCCGAGCGCCAGCCCACGGGCCTCGCCAGCGGCGGCTCGGTGTTCCGCAACCCGCCCGGGGACCACGCCGCGCGCCTGATCGAGGCCGCCGGCCTGAAGGGCACGGTCCGTGGCGGCGCCCGCATCTCCGAGAAACACGCGAATTTCATCGTCCACGAGGGCGACGCCACGGCGGCGGACATCGAGGCCCTGATCGAGCTGGCCCGGGAGCGGGTGGCGGCGGTGCACGGGGTCACGCTGGAGCCCGAGGTGCGCATCGTGGGGGAGGCGAGAGTCCATGACTGAATCGAGGACACCCACGGTCGCCGCGATGGGGCGCGTTGCCGTGCTCGCCGGCGGTGGCTCGGCGGAGCGGCCCATTTCGCTCAAGAGCGGCGGCGAGTGTCTGCGTGCGCTCCAGGCCCTGGGCGTTGCCGCCGAGCATTTCGACCCGGCTGAACGCCCCCTCGCCGAGCTCGCCGGGTTCGATCGCGCGTTCATCGCCCTGCACGGCCGCGGCGGCGAGGACGGCGTCATCCAGGGGGCGCTGGAGGCCCTGGGCGTGCCCTACACCGGCAGCGGCGTGCTCGGCTCGGCCATCGGCATGGACAAGCTGCGCAGCAAGCTGGTCTGGAAGGGGCTCGGCCTGTCGACGCCGGAGCACCGGGTGCCCGCCAGCGCCGAGGCGCTGCCGGAGGTGATCGATGCGCTCGGTCTGCCGCTGTTCGTCAAGCCCGTCCGCGAGGGCTCGAGCCTCGGCACGACCCGGGTGGACGACGCGGCGGCCCTGCGCACCGCCTGGGAGGCGGCGCGACGCTATGACGCCGAGGTGCTGGTGGAGCCCTGCGTGGTGGGCGAGGAGTACACCGTCGCGGTGCTGGACGGCGAGGCACTGCCCGCCATCCGCATCGAGGCCGAGGGGCGCTTCTACGACTTCGAGGCCAAGTACCAGTCCGAGGCGACGCGCATGGTCATCCCCTGCGGCCTGGCGGCGAGCGAAGAGGCGGCGCTCGGCGAGCTCGCACTCGCCGCGTTCGACGCCATCGGCGCCTCCGGCTGGGGGCGGGTGGACGTGATGCGCGACGGCGCCGGGCGTTTCTGGCTGCTCGAGGTGAACACCATCCCGGGCATGACCGACCACTCGCTGGTGCCCGCGGCAGCGCGGGCAAGGGGGTTGGATATGGCAGCGCTGGTCTGGCGGATCCTGCTGACGAGCCGGAGGCCGGGTGAGGGCTGATGGCGGCCGTGGCGGACTGGAACGGCGAGCCGGAGGCGCCGCGGGCGTCGGTGCGCGCCGGCGCCCGGCTGCTGCTGTGGCTGGCGCTGGCCCTGGTGCTGGCCAGCGGGCTGTCGCTGGCGCTGGAGCACTGGCTGCCGGAGCGCTGGTTTCCGCTGGCGGCTGTGCGCTTCGACGGCGATCTGAGCCGGGTGCGGGAGGCGGATCTGCGGGCCGCGGTGGCGCCGCATCTGGATGCCGGCCTGCTGAGCGTGGACGTGGGCGCGCTGCGGGGCGCCGTCGAGGCCCTGCCCTGGGTGTCCGGAGCTGCGGTGCGCCGGGTCTGGCCGGATGCGGTCCGCATCACGGTGACCGAGCAGGTGCCGGTGGCGCTCTGGGGCGGCGGCGCGCTGATGAACGCGGACGGGGAGGTGTTCCGCCCGGAGCGGCTGCCCCAGGGGCTGCCCCGGCTGGCCGGCCCGCCGGGCAGCGCCGATCGGGTGCTGACGCGCTTCCGCGAGCTGCGCCCGCGGCTGGCCGCGGTGGGGCTGGAGACCCGCGGCCTGACGCTGGACGAGCGTCGCTCCTGGACCGTGCACCTCGCGGGCGACGCGTCGCTGCGACTCGGCCGGGAGCAGGTGGCCGAGCGTATGGCCCGTTTCCTGGCGGCGTGGCCGCGCATCGCCCCGGAGCCGGGGCGGCGGCTCGTCGCGGCGGACCTGCGCTATCCCAATGGTTTCGCCCTGCAATGGCAGGACCCGGTTTCGGCAAAGGGGGAGTCCCGAGGGGACTGATTCGATGACGCGCAAACAGGAACGCAATCTGCTGGTGGGCCTCGACATTGGCACCTCGAAGGTGGTCGCCATCGTCGGCGAGATGCAGTCCACCGGCGACGTCGAGGTGATCGGCATCGGCTCGCACCCCTCGCGTGGCCTGAAGAAGGGGGTGGTGGTCAACATCGAGTCCACGGTGCAGTCGATCCAGCGCGCGGTGGAGGAGGCCGAGCTCATGGCCGGCTGCCAGATCCACTCGGTGTATGCGGGCATCGCCGGCAGCCACGTGCGCTCGCTGAACAGCCACGGCATCGTCGCCATCCGCGACAAGGAGGTGACCCAGAGCGACGTCGACCGGGTGATCGACGCCGCCCGCGCCGTGGCCATCCCGGCGGACCAGAAGATCCTCCACATCCTGCCGCAGGAATTCATCATCGACAGCCAGGAGGGCGTGCGCGAGCCGGTGGGGATGTCCGGCGTGCGCCTCGAGGCCAAGGTGCACATGGTCACCGGGGCAGTGAGCGCAGCCCAGAACATCATCAAGTGCGTGCGCCGCTGTGGGCTCGAGGTGGACGACGTCATCCTCGAGCAGCTCGCCTCGAGCCATGCCGTGCTCACCGACGACGAGAAGGAGCTCGGCGTCTGCCTGGTGGACATCGGCGGCGGCACCACGGACATCGCCGTGTTCACTGACGGCGCGATTCGCCACACCGCGGTGATCCCCATCGCTGGCGATCAGGTCACCAACGACATCGCCGTGGCCCTGCGCACGCCCACCCAGCACGCGGAAGAGATCAAGGTGCGCTACGCCTGCGCGCTGTCCCAGCTCGCCGGCGCCGAGGAGACCATCGAGGTGCCCTCGGTGGGGGACCGGCCGCCGCGGCGGCTCTCGCGCCAGACCCTGGCCGAGGTGGTGGAGCCCCGCTACGAGGAGCTGATGACCCTGGTACAGGCGGAGCTGCGGCGCAGCGGCTTCGAGGACCTGATCGCCGCCGGCATCGTGCTTACCGGCGGCAGCGCCAAGATGGAGGGCGCCATCGACCTCGCCGAGGAGGTCTTCCACATGCCCGTGCGGCTGGGCCTGCCCCAGCACATGACCGGGCTCACCGACGTGGTCCGCAACCCGATCTACGCCACCGGCGTCGGGCTGCTGCATTTCGGCCATCGCCACCGCGGCCAGATGAGCGCGGAGCTGGCCAACCCGGAGGGCGGCTTCGCCGCGCTCTGGTCGCGCATGAAGAGCTGGTTTCAGGGAAATTTCTGAACGGACTTAAGGGCAACAACGCCGGTGCGGCACCGGCGACGATCGCACGCAGAGTGTCACAGGAGGCGCAGCAATGTTCGAACTAATGGACTCCTTCAGCCAGAACGCCGTGATCAAGGTCATCGGCGTCGGCGGTGGCGGCGGCAACGCCGTCCAGCACATGGTCTCGGCGGACGTGGAGGGCGTGGACTTCATCTGCGCCAACACCGACGCCCAGGCCCTCAAGAACAGCTCGGCGCGCACCGCGCTCCAGCTCGGCTCCGGCATCACCAAGGGGCTCGGCGCCGGTGCCAACCCGGAGGTGGGCCGCGACGCCGCCGAGCAGGATCGGGAGCGCATCGCGGAGGTGCTCGAGGGCGCCGACATGGTGTTCATCACCGCCGGCATGGGTGGCGGCACCGGTACCGGCGCGGCGCCGGTGGTGGCGCAGATCGCCAAGGAGATGGGCATCCTCACGGTGGCCGTGGTCACCAAGCCGTTCCCGTTCGAGGGTGCCAAGCGCATGAGCGTGGCCAAGGAGGGGATCCGTGAGCTGTCCCGTCACGTGGACTCGCTGATCACCATCCCCAACGAGAAGCTGCTCTCGGTGCTCGGCAAGGAGCTGACGCTGCTGAACGCCTTCAAGAGCGCCAACGACGTGCTTCTGGGGGCGGTCAAGGGCATTGCCGAGCTGATCACCCGCCCGGGGCTGATCAACGTCGACTTCGCCGACGTGCGCACCGTGATGTCCGAAATGGGCATGGCGGTCATGGGCTCAGGCCAGGCCAGCGGCGAGGGCCGCGCCCGCGAGGCCGCGGAGCGGGCCATCGCCTGCCCCCTGCTGGAGGACGCCAACATTGCCGGCGCCCACGGCATCCTGGTGAACGTCACCGCAGGGCTGGATCTGTCCATCGGCGAGTTCGACGAGGTGGGCAACGCGGTCAAGGAGTTTGCCTCGGACGACGCCACCGTCGTCGTGGGCACGGTGATCGACCCCGAGCTGGAGAACGAGCTGCGGGTGACCGTGGTCGCCACCGGCCTCGGCATGCCGCAGTCGGCGCAGGAGCCGGTGGCCCCGGCCCAGACGGTGGCCCGCAAGGCGAGCGGGGAAGTGGACTACGGGCAGCTGGAGCGGCCGACGGTGATCCGCAAGAAGGCTGCCAACGACCGCCATCCGGTGCAGGGCGAGGGCGACATGGACTACCTCGACATCCCCGCGTTCCTGCGGCGCCAGGCGGACTGAGGCTGGCGCCGCGGCCGCAGGTGCGGTGCATCGCTCCGACGAACGGGGCGATGCTGCACGCGGGCGGTGTTGCAGTGCAATGACAGGGAGATGCGCATTTGGTTACACTGCGCAACTTAATTGTCGCCGGTCCGGACGCTTCCAGCACGTGCATGGTGCGCGCTAGGCTATCGGGTTTGGTGGCGCGTGCCGGTCAGGGAAACAGTGCCGATGATCCGACAAAGAACCCTTAAGAACAGCATCCGGGCCACCGGCGTCGGCCTGCATACGGGGGTCAAGGTGTACCTCACCCTGCGCCCGGCTGCCCCGAACACCGGTATCCGCTTCTGTCGCGTGGACCTGCCCGAGCCGGTGGAGATACCGGCCCATCCGGAGAACGTGGGCGACACCGTGCTCTCCACCTGCCTGGTGAAGGACGGCGTTCGCGTCGCCACGGTGGAGCATCTGCTCTCCGCCATGGCGGGGCTCGGCATCGACAACGCCTATGTGGACCTCTCGGCCCCCGAAGTGCCGATCATGGACGGCAGCGCCGGACCGTTCGTGTTCCTGATCCGCTCCGCGGGCATCCTCGAGCAGGAGGCGCCGAAGCGCTTCGTGCGCATCCTCGAGCCGCTGCGCGTGGATGGCGAGGACGGCAAATGGGTCAGCTTCGAGCCCTACGAGGGCTTCAAGGTGGGCTACACGCTGGAGTTCGACCACCCGGTGTTCAAATCCGGCTCGCGCAGCGCCGAGGTGGACTTCTCCTCGACTTCCTTCGTCAAGGAGGTGAGCCGCGCGCGGACCTTCGGCTTCATGCGCGACATCGAGCACCTGCGCCAGAACAACCTGGCCCTTGGCGGCAGCCTGGACAACGCCATCGTGGTGGATGACTACCGCATCCTGAACGAGGACGGCCTGCGCTACCACGACGAGTTCGCCAAGCACAAGATTCTCGACGCCATTGGCGACCTCTACCAGCTCAATCGCAGCGTCATCGGCGCCTTCCACGGCCACAAGTCGGGCCACGAGATGAACAACCGGCTCCTGCGCGCCATGCTCCAGCGGGACAGCGCCTGGGAGGAGGTCACCTTCGAGGACACCGAGAACGTCCCCATCGCCTTCGACCGCCCGGTGCCGGTGGCCTGACCGGGCGCGAGGTCCTCCGCTGGGACTAACCGCAAAGAC is from Spiribacter halobius and encodes:
- the murG gene encoding undecaprenyldiphospho-muramoylpentapeptide beta-N-acetylglucosaminyltransferase, with translation MSAAPVMILAGGTGGHVFPALAVAEALAAHAVPVVWMGTARGLESRVVPAAGITLEPLSVRGLRGKGRLGWLTAPLMLARALFQALAVLRRHRPRAVLGMGGYVAGPGAVAAWLLRRPLVIHEQNAIPGFTNRHLARLARAVLTGFDRPFPGAPAARFVGNPVRRAIAELPPPEVRMAGREGPLQVLVVGGSLGALALNRAVPAALAALPAGQRPRIRHQAGERTQAVADEAYASHGVDAEVVAFIEDMAEAYAWADLVICRAGALTVSELAAAGVAALFVPFPHAVDDHQAANAAFLVDAGAAEMVREAEIPEGRLEAALTGLLGDRAGLLERARRARALGRPQAAEMVAQTCLEVAP
- the murC gene encoding UDP-N-acetylmuramate--L-alanine ligase, which translates into the protein MSGEAIDPRLGGPGAMGRVQRLHFVGIGGAGMGGIAEVLLNLGYQVSGSDLRENPVTRHLADLGAAVHIGHDAGHVEGADAVVISSAVTGDNPEVQAARERRLPVVPRAEMLAELMRFRYGIAVAGTHGKTTTTSLVASILAEAGLDPTFVIGGRLNSAASHARLGAGRYLVAEADESDASFLYLNPMMAVVTNIDADHLGTYEGDFQRLRATFLEFLHHLPFYGLAVLCEDDPEVRALLPSLSRPVRTYGFAEGADLRAVDVSQDGMRSRFRVLAPDGDALDVELNLPGRHNVLNALAAIAVARELGVEDAAIARALAGFAGIGRRFQVYGPVALPRGTVELVDDYGHHPREIAAVLQALRAGWPGRRVLVAFQPHRYSRTRDLFEDFARVLSQADALVVSEVYPAGEAPLPGADGRSLCRAIRLRGQVDPVFAGSVAELETLLADVAEPGDLVVTLGAGSIGGVGPALLERYGPGGTP
- the murB gene encoding UDP-N-acetylmuramate dehydrogenase, with amino-acid sequence MTRLRGRLRHDEPLARYTTWRVGGPAERLFEPADAADLAAYLHARPDDEPLFWLGLGSNLLVRDGGLRGSVIRTQRGLGALQELPDGGVRAGAGVPCAKLARLCSRRGLVGAAFFAGIPGTVGGALAMNAGAWGGETWTHVESVETVDRSGACRERGPEAFQVGYRRVEGNPGEWFTAATFRFRPGGDPGALASRVRELLAERAERQPTGLASGGSVFRNPPGDHAARLIEAAGLKGTVRGGARISEKHANFIVHEGDATAADIEALIELARERVAAVHGVTLEPEVRIVGEARVHD
- a CDS encoding D-alanine--D-alanine ligase; protein product: MTESRTPTVAAMGRVAVLAGGGSAERPISLKSGGECLRALQALGVAAEHFDPAERPLAELAGFDRAFIALHGRGGEDGVIQGALEALGVPYTGSGVLGSAIGMDKLRSKLVWKGLGLSTPEHRVPASAEALPEVIDALGLPLFVKPVREGSSLGTTRVDDAAALRTAWEAARRYDAEVLVEPCVVGEEYTVAVLDGEALPAIRIEAEGRFYDFEAKYQSEATRMVIPCGLAASEEAALGELALAAFDAIGASGWGRVDVMRDGAGRFWLLEVNTIPGMTDHSLVPAAARARGLDMAALVWRILLTSRRPGEG
- a CDS encoding cell division protein FtsQ/DivIB, which produces MAAVADWNGEPEAPRASVRAGARLLLWLALALVLASGLSLALEHWLPERWFPLAAVRFDGDLSRVREADLRAAVAPHLDAGLLSVDVGALRGAVEALPWVSGAAVRRVWPDAVRITVTEQVPVALWGGGALMNADGEVFRPERLPQGLPRLAGPPGSADRVLTRFRELRPRLAAVGLETRGLTLDERRSWTVHLAGDASLRLGREQVAERMARFLAAWPRIAPEPGRRLVAADLRYPNGFALQWQDPVSAKGESRGD
- the ftsA gene encoding cell division protein FtsA: MTRKQERNLLVGLDIGTSKVVAIVGEMQSTGDVEVIGIGSHPSRGLKKGVVVNIESTVQSIQRAVEEAELMAGCQIHSVYAGIAGSHVRSLNSHGIVAIRDKEVTQSDVDRVIDAARAVAIPADQKILHILPQEFIIDSQEGVREPVGMSGVRLEAKVHMVTGAVSAAQNIIKCVRRCGLEVDDVILEQLASSHAVLTDDEKELGVCLVDIGGGTTDIAVFTDGAIRHTAVIPIAGDQVTNDIAVALRTPTQHAEEIKVRYACALSQLAGAEETIEVPSVGDRPPRRLSRQTLAEVVEPRYEELMTLVQAELRRSGFEDLIAAGIVLTGGSAKMEGAIDLAEEVFHMPVRLGLPQHMTGLTDVVRNPIYATGVGLLHFGHRHRGQMSAELANPEGGFAALWSRMKSWFQGNF
- the ftsZ gene encoding cell division protein FtsZ, whose amino-acid sequence is MFELMDSFSQNAVIKVIGVGGGGGNAVQHMVSADVEGVDFICANTDAQALKNSSARTALQLGSGITKGLGAGANPEVGRDAAEQDRERIAEVLEGADMVFITAGMGGGTGTGAAPVVAQIAKEMGILTVAVVTKPFPFEGAKRMSVAKEGIRELSRHVDSLITIPNEKLLSVLGKELTLLNAFKSANDVLLGAVKGIAELITRPGLINVDFADVRTVMSEMGMAVMGSGQASGEGRAREAAERAIACPLLEDANIAGAHGILVNVTAGLDLSIGEFDEVGNAVKEFASDDATVVVGTVIDPELENELRVTVVATGLGMPQSAQEPVAPAQTVARKASGEVDYGQLERPTVIRKKAANDRHPVQGEGDMDYLDIPAFLRRQAD
- the lpxC gene encoding UDP-3-O-acyl-N-acetylglucosamine deacetylase, translated to MIRQRTLKNSIRATGVGLHTGVKVYLTLRPAAPNTGIRFCRVDLPEPVEIPAHPENVGDTVLSTCLVKDGVRVATVEHLLSAMAGLGIDNAYVDLSAPEVPIMDGSAGPFVFLIRSAGILEQEAPKRFVRILEPLRVDGEDGKWVSFEPYEGFKVGYTLEFDHPVFKSGSRSAEVDFSSTSFVKEVSRARTFGFMRDIEHLRQNNLALGGSLDNAIVVDDYRILNEDGLRYHDEFAKHKILDAIGDLYQLNRSVIGAFHGHKSGHEMNNRLLRAMLQRDSAWEEVTFEDTENVPIAFDRPVPVA